One part of the Acidobacteriota bacterium genome encodes these proteins:
- a CDS encoding LemA family protein — MTLFATATLALFLAGVAIYAVILYNELVGLRNENDRAFANIDVLLKQRHDEIPNLVSCVKGYMDHERQTLEAVTLARTASIGAASIPQKAQADLRLTGALHTLFAVAERYPDLKANQNFLALQKRISELEERIADRREFFNDDVATYNTRIAQVPEVVLARKMGLRPRQLFQVTEAERQQVELKLARAQGTA; from the coding sequence ATGACGCTCTTCGCCACCGCCACGCTCGCCCTTTTTCTGGCCGGAGTCGCCATCTACGCCGTCATCCTCTACAACGAACTCGTCGGACTACGTAACGAAAACGACCGCGCCTTCGCCAACATCGACGTCCTGCTGAAACAGCGTCACGACGAAATCCCTAACCTGGTCTCCTGCGTAAAAGGCTACATGGACCACGAGCGCCAGACTCTGGAGGCCGTCACTCTGGCCCGCACCGCTTCAATCGGCGCCGCCAGTATCCCGCAAAAAGCGCAGGCGGATTTGCGTTTGACGGGAGCGCTGCACACGCTGTTTGCCGTGGCCGAGCGTTATCCCGACCTCAAGGCCAATCAGAATTTTCTTGCCCTCCAGAAACGCATTTCGGAACTGGAAGAGCGCATCGCCGACCGCCGCGAATTCTTCAACGACGACGTCGCCACCTACAACACGCGCATCGCGCAGGTTCCCGAAGTCGTCCTCGCGCGTAAGATGGGACTGCGTCCCCGGCAGCTATTTCAGGTGACCGAAGCGGAGCGGCAACAGGTGGAGCTGAAGCTGGCCCGGGCGCAGGGCACGGCGTGA
- a CDS encoding carboxypeptidase regulatory-like domain-containing protein, translating into MKKTIVVTALLLLFSALVLASPPPQFGSRPKADNTRLLTGKVLDRGDSPLPNAVVYLTNTRTRAVKTYIVSQDGSYRFPALQPNLDYEVYAQHNGHKSDVKTVSQFDDRSQVSINLKIDAK; encoded by the coding sequence ATGAAGAAGACGATTGTCGTGACCGCGCTTCTGCTTCTGTTCTCGGCTTTGGTACTGGCGTCTCCTCCGCCGCAGTTTGGCTCGCGCCCGAAAGCCGACAATACGCGCCTGCTTACGGGCAAAGTGCTCGATCGTGGAGATAGCCCCCTGCCCAACGCAGTGGTCTACCTGACCAACACGCGCACTCGTGCGGTCAAAACCTACATCGTGAGCCAGGATGGCTCCTACCGCTTCCCAGCGCTCCAGCCGAACCTGGACTACGAAGTCTATGCCCAGCACAACGGCCACAAGAGCGACGTAAAGACGGTCAGCCAGTTCGACGACCGCTCGCAAGTCTCCATCAACCTGAAAATCGACGCGAAGTAA